The Terriglobus roseus region TATCAATCGATGGACAGAAAGCGAAGGCCTTCCGAGCAACAACATCAGAACGATCTTCGAAGACACATACGGCGCAATTTGGGTCGGAACATACGACGGCGGCATCGCATGGTTTCGTGACGGAAAATGGGTGTCGTTCAATAAACGCCAAGGCCTCTTCGACAACGGCGCATTTCAGATTCTCGAAGACGAAAAAAGGCGCTTCTGGATCAGCTCGAACCATGGCATCTATCGGGTCGATCGCGATCAACTTGTTGCGGTAGCCGACAAGCGCGAACCGAGGGTTACGTCGTTTGCGTATGGACGCGCTGATGGCATGTTGAGTGCGGAATGCAATGCGGGAGGGTGGCCTTCGGGAGCGAAAGACGCAAACGGGCTCCTTTGGTTTCCGACACAGAGCGGTATCGCAATCGTCGATCCCAAAAAGATGCTTGGTGTTAGCCAGCCTCCGAGAGTTCACATTGATAGCGTCAGCATCGATGGCCTGGAGTCTACCGATAACGATTTGGTAAGGCTCAAACCTAGTCAGACGAGTCTGGAGATCCAGTACACCGCGCTCACTTATGCGAAGCCCGAACAGGTCAGCTTTCGGTATAAGTTGGATGGCGTGGACGACGACTGGCAGCAGGTCGGTCTTCGAAGGACAGCGTACTATTCCCATCTATTGCCGGGCGAGTACACGTTTCGAGTTGCTGCGCGAAATAGCGACGGCGTAAACAGTTTGAAAGATGCCGAGGTGGCCGTCAGCGTCGTTCCTTCCTTCTATCGACGCCGATGGTTTGTTGTGGTGTGCGTTCTCCTTGGCCTTTTAGCGATCGCATTCGCGTGGCGTCTTCGTGTAAAGCAATTGGAGCAGGCTCACATTCGTCAACAGACCTTCTCTCGCCAACTGATCGCGTCGCAAGAGGGTGAGCGTCGCAGAATTGCAGCGGAGCTTCATGACAGCCTCGGCCAACGCCTGATCATCATCAACAATCTCGCCCTGTTCCTACTCCGAGTGAAAGGGAAGGTGAAATCCGAAGAAGAAAAACGCGAGACGATCGAGGAGATTAGCGGAGAAGCAACCGCTGCCATGGAAGAGACGCGAGCGATCTCCTACGCTCTCCGCCCCTTCCAACTGGACAGACTCGGACTGACCCGGGCGATCGAGAGTCTCTGCAGAACCGTTGCAAAAGCCTCTGAGATTGAGGTTGAGAGAGATTTGGCGGATATCGACGATGCGTTTGCGGAAGACCTGCGGATCAACCTGTACCGAATCGTTCAAGAAGGACTGAATAACGTGGTCAAGCACTCAGGTGCCACTCACGCAGAGGTGAAGATTTATCGAGGTCCTCAGCAAGTGGTTTTGACGATTCGCGACAACGGCCGCGGAATCGCAGAGAAGCCGAAATCGTCGAACCCGGGCCAAGGAGGCTTCGGCATGACAGGTATGCGGGAACGTATCACGCTGCTCAATGGATCGTTTCATGTCGAGAGTAGCGCAACGACGGGTACCCTACTGACAATCCAACTCCCCGTTTTTGCAAACCAAACTAGCGTTTGAAAACTTCTTGCATTGGAGCCGCTGAGTCAGAGCAGGCGCGATATTGTTCAGACAACCGGACGACAGCTCTAAAGCCCAAGAAGATAGGCACCGACGGCCCCCGCATCGCCGCTTCTTGCACGCAATGCGACATAACCGTCTGGTCGCACCAACCATAAGCAACCTGAGTCAGATGTCGGTCGTAGCGTTGGTTCGAGAAGTCCGGCAAATTCTCCCATGATGCCTTTGTAGGCACCATCATCGGCAGCAGCGCACAACGCAAAGCGTGGAGTTGATCCGGTTCCAATGGCTGAGGTTTGCTCATGAACTGGCGCTCTTTCGCCCGGTGCGGGCCGGCTATGTTCAAACCCGCAGGATGTATTCAACGGACTATCTGGATATCCGACCGCAACTTCGGAAAGTACGCTCGCCATCATGTGCCGAACCGGAGCGAGTCCAAAAATCAACGAAGCAATATGATTCCGGAGCGACTGTTCGACTTCACCTCTCATCAATGCAACCTTCGTTGCTCTTCCTGTGGCCTCGAGCACAAGCTTGGCCACAGCGCTACGCTCAGCGCTGTAGCTCATGAGCAACGGTTCCGCATTGCATAGGCCGCGCGACACCAGCGCCAACTTCCACGCCAGATTGAAAGCATCATGCATGCCAGTGTTCATTCCCTGCCCACCCGCAGGGCTGTGTACATGCGCCGCGTCGCCTGCCAGGAACACACGCCCCTTGCGATAGTCAGCGACCTTGCGTTCATTGATGGTGAAGCTCGATAGCCAAACCGGATCGTCTGCCCTGAGCTCCTTCGATCCCCTGACATCGAGAATTTTCTGCACCTCTTCCAAGGTGGGATTGCCATGCACTCCAATACCATCTGATGCCGAAGCACCGACATCGGCAATGACGCGATAGCGCGTTCCCCCCAGTGGGAAGAGCGCGAGTATCCCTGCGGAGTGCCAGTGAATATTCACCGACGGTGGCCCGTCTATGCCACTAATGTGAACATCCGCAAGGATCCAGTCGTTGAGCAAAGTGCTTCCTTCAAACGTCATTCCTAGCCTGTGTCGCACAGTGCTGTGCGCACCATCGCATCCGATGAGCCATGAGAACTCAGCGTTTTCTGTGGCGCCGTCCGCGTATACCAAGTTGCAGCTAACACTGTCCGCGCGTTGCTCAAAGTCCTGCAATTCTGTTTCGCGTTCTACCTTGACGCCTAGTTCAGCTAGGTACTCTTCGAGGATTCTCTCTGTCTCGTTTTGCTGGATAAGCAGGACGAATTTAAATGGCGTATCGACGGTTGATAGATCGACCTGCGCAATCTGTTTCCCGCCCGCGAAGATGTTCGTGAACTCAACTTTGAGACCGGCCTGGATAAATCGATCTGTAACTCCGGGGCCCATCCGATCCAGCAGTTCTAGCGTACGGGACCAAATAACAATCGCCTTCGACTTATCTGTTCGCTGCGAATTCTTGTCCACAATACGAACGGATAGGCCATAACGTACAAGCTCGGCGGCCATCGTCAGACCAACTGGTCCCGCTCCTACAATCAATACATCCGTCTTCATATTCGTTTTCGCTTTCGTCCGGGCGGGACCACGCATGTTGAATCTGAAGAAAAGTTATCTTTCCTCACACGCAGAGAACATAGCGATGACTACACAGAGGAATGTGTGGAAGCGCACGCATGCCATTCTCAGTCAGCCGTAGGGCGTGAGGGAATCCCTGACGGTCCCGCGCTGCCCATCTGGCGCAAGCACGCCGGTAGGCAAAGCGGAGCTACCGACAACCACGAAACATGCTGTCGTCCTTATGGAGCGTGCGTGATTGGATGACCACTCAAAGCCGGACAGTTTCGAACACGGCATGCCGACTTATAGAGACCGCGCCTAACCGCATCCTCCTCGCAAGTTGTTGCCTGAAATCCATTCCTATCGAGGATCAGCCACTTTCTTCACGACGACGTCCTCTGGTACGAGAACTCGGCCCGCTTTTGTGCGAAGAGTCAGTGGACCGACAGGCTTTCCGGAAGCTCGTTCGAGCATGACCGAGTGCGCCTCATGACGAGAAAAAAGAAAGCTCTCGCCCCACTGCCGAAATCCGACGATAACGTGGAAAAGGGCTAGCCCCTTTTCCGTCAGTTCGTACTCTTGGTAAGCGCTCCCGTTCTCACCTGGTACAACCTCGAGCACACCTTCTTCAACGAGTGCGTGCAAGCGGCTTGCCAGTACACTCTTCGAGAGTCCGAGGTTTCTTTGGTATTCGCTGAAGCGCCGTATCCCGTCGAACGCATCCCGTACGATCAGCAGCGACCAGCGATCTCCGATCACTTCGAGCGACCGAGCAACCGGACAAGTCTCAGATCCAAATGCCTCTTGCCGTCTCAACTTTATCTCCGCAACTGGTTTGATTATCGAACCAGATCGAGCTAGGATTCAAGTGGTTCTACTTTCGAACCACTTGAAAAGGAGCTTTGCTTTGCGGAGTCGAAATCAAGCAATCGTCCAGACGCCAAGAACGGTTCTTCGCCTGTTTGCGATAGCGGCGGGTCTGAGTGTGGCAAATATCTATTGTGCACAGCCGATACTTGATTCGGTCGCACGCAGTTTCGGTTTCAATGAAGCCTCTGCTGGCTCGATCATCACCGTTACGCAGGCGGGTTATGCCTTAGGACTGATTTTCATCGTGCCGCTCGGCGATCTCATGAATCGTCGGAACCTGATCGTCAGGCAGCTTTTTCTGTCGGCCATTGCGCTCGCCGTCATTGGCTTGGCACATACGAAGGAACTACTACTGAGCGGGCTCTTTTTCGTCGGACTGTTGGCCGTAGTCGTTCAGGTACTGGTGGCTTTTTCCGCAACATTGGTGCCACCCGAAAAACGCGGCTCCGCAATTGGTACGGTCACGAGTGGTGTGGTTCTCGGCATATTGCTCGCTCGGACAGTCGCGGGGGTATTGAGCGACCTCGGAAGCTGGAGGTGCGTCTATCTCACATCCGCGGTGCTAATGCTCTGTCTGGCGTATGCATTGCACAAAACTCTACCGGATGTTCCGGGTGAGACGCGGAACTCTTACCCGCAACTCCTCGTTTCTACCGTCGGTCTGCTTCGAGACACACCTGTATTGCGCATACGTGCAGCCATTGCATTCTTTCTCTTCGCAGCGTTCAGCACCCTTTGGACATCCATGGTGCTGCCATTGACTACAGCGCTTCATCCGATGTCTCACACAGCCATTGGCTCCATCGGACTGGCAGGAGCGGCCGGTGCTATTGCGGCAGGACGTGCAGGCCGTTGGGCAGATGCCGGTCACGGCCAGCGCACAACAGGAATCGCGCTTGGGTTGCTGATCATTGCGTGGGCTTGTATTGCAAGCCTTCCGAGGACATTTCTACTTTTCCTCTTGGGCGTCATCCTATTGGACTTTGCGGTGCAGGCGGTCCATGTCACCAATCAGAGTTTGATCTTTACAGTTCGTCCCGAAGCCAAGAGCCGCTTGGTCGCCGTGTATATGCTCTTCTACTCTCTCGGCAGTGGAACAGGAGCCTGGGCTTCTACAAAAGCTTATGCCGCATATCAATGGAATGGTGTGAGCCTAGTTGGTGCTTTCTTCAGCGTCACAGCGCTCGTAATTTGGGCTATATCCAGGTGCCGCTTCGAAGGGATCAGCAATAAGAATCGCACAGGGAATCCCGAGCCACCTCAGTCCTCGCCGACACCTGTCTCGACGTGAAAGTAAAACGTCAGGAACTCTCCATGCCACCGACGATCACGATCGAATAAGCGAGGATTTGGTTTGTACCTGCTGCGTGTCGTGCTCAGCAATCGAGGAGCTGAAGTGATCGACCTGGCGAACACCGACCTCTTCAGCCGATTGTTCTCTTAACAATCAGGGATGCTTCACTCCAAAGCTGCACTCTCCGCCGACGCTGTGACAAATACGACTACGAAGCGGCTAACTTTGAAACTTGCACCAGACCCGCGGCTATCTAAAAGAGCTCCGTGATTGCATTCGCAATTCCCCTCTGAAACCGCTGCGCTGGAGAGTCTCCGGGTGGCAGATACCCGGTCTCACGGTTTGGTACGAAGGCGATTCTTGTATCAGAGGATACGTTGAGTTCAAAATGCGAAGCGCGCGCTCAAGACGACGTTATGGTCATAGCTATGCCAGGACGAGGTCGCGAATTGCATGCCAGCTCCCAACACAAGTCCCGTTCGGCTTTCTGGTTGATTCGGGAAAAACTTGATTCGACCAAGCAGAATTCCTGGAGTGATGAAGTTCTGAAGTCGGCCATCATTCGGCCCACCATGAAAGAAGCTTGCGTTGTCTTCGAGCTCCATGGTGATCAACTTCGCGGCTCGAAATTCAAGCACAGAATTGAAGTGCACTGTCCGCCCCTCTGCGGCCGCCTGCGAGGTGGGCAGCGTTCCGCCCAAAGAACTCAAGACGCTCCATCGGCGACCGAATCCTTTGCCAGCCAGGATCGTTGGGGTCACCGTTGCGTATTTGGCGCCGTTCCTGTGCTGGCCTGTTGGAAACGAAACGCCGAGCTGCGCGCTGACAATGTAGTTGCCCGTCGCTTCTGGTCGTGCCGCGATGCGGTATTTGTAGAGCAAGCCTACATCGCCCCACCCGTCGGATGCGGTCGCACTGTTGCGCTGGAAGTAGGGTGGAGGATAGATGTCCACTTGCATATTCGGCGCCGGGATCAGATTGAATCCCTTGCCTGCACCATAGCTCCACGTTGTCGTGCCTGCAGAAGTCAGCTGACGGGTAAAGTCGGAGCGATACACCTGCGCAATCATTGGAAATGGACTGACCAGCGGCACGGCCCAAGACGGTTGTTTTGCCTGAGTCGCTGTTGCCATGCTCGCCCATGCCTGCCAGAAACGTACGGCTTTGCTCTGTGTTTTGGGAGCTGCCTTGCTTTCGTCCGACACCGCGGTGTCGTCCTCATTACTCTGAGCCCAGAGCGCTGCGGTGGGAGACGCCCACGCCAAGAGACTCAATGCGATCATCGGAACAAGACTTTTGTAGAACAGTACGGCGACCTCCTAATTCTTCTTCTTTGACTATCGAGGTTCTAACCAAGTGAGCCGCTCTTGCTGGAATGATTCGGTGCTCGGTCGGCTCAACTCATAGCATTGGGTCTCAATTATGAACCATGAGGTTCACCCGTACTGGAATGGCTGCGAACGGCATTGCCGCTGAATCCAGAGAAGCGGACATGCCCACACAGTACGACATATTCTCTTCGCTGAAGAGAAACGCGCAAGCCAACCAGAGTTTGGGAACGTGTTGCGAAGGCTTGAACAAGAAAGATCTCCTTTCGTAACGCGATGATTTATGCCGCCCGTAGTACCCGCATCCACTGAAGAGGCAGGCGAATTCGTCTACATCAGGTCCAATCGATAAGTCAGCTTTCCCTCGCCTTCTGATACGAAGCCACACCGCGCGAAGCTATCGAGGACCCCGCTATCACGCGAGAAATCTGAGGTTGAGAGCCATATCACTGCACAATTGTTCTGTGCTTGAACCACATACTCGCCCGCGGACTCGTCTTGGTCATTTGCCGTGGAGACCGTTTTCTTTTCCGGAATAGCTCCAGCGGCTTCTTCTATCAAGTGACGCAGTAGATGGCGATGAATGCCGAGATCTCGTAGATACGGGGCAACGACTAGATTAGTGACCCTCAAGGTTGTTGATTCTTTGCTCTTCGATTTATTTCTGATGTCGGGGGGATAATCGGTTATTTCAGCTTCTATGCAACCTACCGTTTCGCCGAGATTGACCGCGACGTACACACGATTCTTCGCGGGATTAAGATCTTCTTGGCTCTTTGTTAACTTCTCTAACTTTCGTGAGCCCCCAGTGAGTTGTCGTTCACGCTCGATTCCGGTGCGCATCGCCATCAGCAATTCGCCGATATAGTCTCGCGTCTGATTATCTGAGTGAATTGGACGCGGAAACACTCGAATGATTGCGGTGACGCTGTCAACCTCGTCGCCTTCCTGCAAAACTCTTTGCAACGAAGTAACCAATGGCTCGAGTCCCGGCGAAGCATAATCGTTCAACTCGGGAAACTCGATCGTTGAAAGATCGAAATCTAACTCGCCGCTCAGTACGGCTGCGAGACGTTTCCAATCTCCGAAAATGACTGAGCCAACCTCGTCTTCCGTAAGAGTGTCAGTGATGTCGCTCGGATCCTTACCAAGAAGAATCTTGATGCTCAGGAGAACGCTCGTTCGCAACTGACGTCTATCTTCTGCATCGGAAACGACAATCTGGCGCCGTGCGCGGCTGAGTACCAACGCCCAAGGTTGCGTCTCCAATGAGTGGTTCTGTGGCCACCAACGACTTAGTTGGAGCGTGCGTCGTGCGTACAGCCGGGCCTGCTGCCTCTCAAGGTGAGCGACTGTACGCAATGCTCTTGACACCAATACGTCCTCTCGCCCTTTGCCAAGGTCTGCTCCGGCACGAGCCTTTTCGGTGAATTGAGACCGGGGGACCCGACGCAAATCCCCTATGTATACATTCGCGTCATTCTGAAGGCACCTGAGTGCGGACTGATAGAGCACGCGGTACAGTCGCACATAAAGACCTGCAATATACTCCGCATCGTAGAAAAGTCCCATGGAGAGTACCTGGCTGACGTAACGAAACTGCGCATAATCAGTGTGGCGCCGCATTCCAATCGCAAGAGCATAGGAAGGCAGAACCTTTCGTTTCATCGAACCTTGAACCCCACGATCAGTGGAGACCTGCATTACAAGTGCAGCATCTCCACCCATCGCTTCGACAACACTCATGGCCGTAAACTCATCACAAATGACCATCGGGCGTCCCACGTGGTCAGCAAGCGCATCTGCGATCTTCCCAGGATTCAGCGTTCTGACAAGCGTCATGGTTTTTTGGTTAAGAGGATTACGACTGTCTTTCCAATAGTCATCGCCGATCTCTCCTTCGATGGCAATGACGTTAAATTCGCGAGCTGGTGGAACCCACTCGAAAGCCAATTGGGCCCGCGCAATCTGCAAATCGTCCGAGTGTTCTCTTCGCACTACGCCAGCTATCGAGATGGTCACCGGCGTGTGCAGAAATTCGGCATGCCTCATGCGGCGAGCAGAGGCAAGTTGGATAATTAGGTCCGTCTTTCCAGCGCTGAGGAGGTCAAGTCGATGTTTGACGTTAAAGACGTCGCTTTCATCCTCGCCGCTGTCATCCACTATCTCCATCCGAATTCCGGCGAGCCCCAACAGGTGCTGAAGCAACTCCTCCATGAAGAGTTCACTTTCAGTAGAACTGCTGAAAGGGGGATATTCCACCGGACAAATACGGAGCGTTGCTCTAGGATCATCAATCGCGGACTCCAGAGGAGAACGGCTCTCTTGGTGTCTGCTCCACTCCGTCGCAGATAGACGCTTGAACTCCTTCTCAGCGGAGGGGTCGGACTCATTTACAAAAAGAACCCGAGCGAGCGATTCAACGGTT contains the following coding sequences:
- a CDS encoding sensor histidine kinase translates to MPQSGVRSIILTPDGYVWVATLNGLARFDGVRFKVYDKSTTPEMTSNRLIAMVETANGDLWIQSDDYNLLRIHHGTFQALDEHYGITPREVNAITFDEGKVWILSQHRVLVWNEDKRRFERAEFSTDDFQFEPLRWRGTGFWAQRGQQIICFNRGKLFTFAMPKGIKPSEIRGVVMSINNDAWIGTNDGRMGRLGDKPANLTRESVSFTFPGLSGEDWKVEVTPDRFERRLHLPIGGIDHVFNFNALKADNEGNLWVGTETEGLYRIQRQQIKVLSEQEGLASNNTNPVFRSMSGEIWAGSSPGGLSEIRDGKVVHTFGSADGIPGTISSLFEDKEGVLWIGTHSGIRTLVHGKIRQPNITLGDTGAPLVIHQAPDGAMLFGTERGLTFYDGRMMRHLTTADGLATNDVRVVVTDRQGGLWIGGNGGVTNLRNGHINRWTESEGLPSNNIRTIFEDTYGAIWVGTYDGGIAWFRDGKWVSFNKRQGLFDNGAFQILEDEKRRFWISSNHGIYRVDRDQLVAVADKREPRVTSFAYGRADGMLSAECNAGGWPSGAKDANGLLWFPTQSGIAIVDPKKMLGVSQPPRVHIDSVSIDGLESTDNDLVRLKPSQTSLEIQYTALTYAKPEQVSFRYKLDGVDDDWQQVGLRRTAYYSHLLPGEYTFRVAARNSDGVNSLKDAEVAVSVVPSFYRRRWFVVVCVLLGLLAIAFAWRLRVKQLEQAHIRQQTFSRQLIASQEGERRRIAAELHDSLGQRLIIINNLALFLLRVKGKVKSEEEKRETIEEISGEATAAMEETRAISYALRPFQLDRLGLTRAIESLCRTVAKASEIEVERDLADIDDAFAEDLRINLYRIVQEGLNNVVKHSGATHAEVKIYRGPQQVVLTIRDNGRGIAEKPKSSNPGQGGFGMTGMRERITLLNGSFHVESSATTGTLLTIQLPVFANQTSV
- a CDS encoding FAD-dependent monooxygenase, with the translated sequence MKTDVLIVGAGPVGLTMAAELVRYGLSVRIVDKNSQRTDKSKAIVIWSRTLELLDRMGPGVTDRFIQAGLKVEFTNIFAGGKQIAQVDLSTVDTPFKFVLLIQQNETERILEEYLAELGVKVERETELQDFEQRADSVSCNLVYADGATENAEFSWLIGCDGAHSTVRHRLGMTFEGSTLLNDWILADVHISGIDGPPSVNIHWHSAGILALFPLGGTRYRVIADVGASASDGIGVHGNPTLEEVQKILDVRGSKELRADDPVWLSSFTINERKVADYRKGRVFLAGDAAHVHSPAGGQGMNTGMHDAFNLAWKLALVSRGLCNAEPLLMSYSAERSAVAKLVLEATGRATKVALMRGEVEQSLRNHIASLIFGLAPVRHMMASVLSEVAVGYPDSPLNTSCGFEHSRPAPGERAPVHEQTSAIGTGSTPRFALCAAADDGAYKGIMGEFAGLLEPTLRPTSDSGCLWLVRPDGYVALRARSGDAGAVGAYLLGL
- a CDS encoding winged helix-turn-helix transcriptional regulator, yielding MIGDRWSLLIVRDAFDGIRRFSEYQRNLGLSKSVLASRLHALVEEGVLEVVPGENGSAYQEYELTEKGLALFHVIVGFRQWGESFLFSRHEAHSVMLERASGKPVGPLTLRTKAGRVLVPEDVVVKKVADPR
- a CDS encoding MFS transporter — protein: MVLLSNHLKRSFALRSRNQAIVQTPRTVLRLFAIAAGLSVANIYCAQPILDSVARSFGFNEASAGSIITVTQAGYALGLIFIVPLGDLMNRRNLIVRQLFLSAIALAVIGLAHTKELLLSGLFFVGLLAVVVQVLVAFSATLVPPEKRGSAIGTVTSGVVLGILLARTVAGVLSDLGSWRCVYLTSAVLMLCLAYALHKTLPDVPGETRNSYPQLLVSTVGLLRDTPVLRIRAAIAFFLFAAFSTLWTSMVLPLTTALHPMSHTAIGSIGLAGAAGAIAAGRAGRWADAGHGQRTTGIALGLLIIAWACIASLPRTFLLFLLGVILLDFAVQAVHVTNQSLIFTVRPEAKSRLVAVYMLFYSLGSGTGAWASTKAYAAYQWNGVSLVGAFFSVTALVIWAISRCRFEGISNKNRTGNPEPPQSSPTPVST
- a CDS encoding helix-turn-helix domain-containing protein, producing METFGRKLQALRKSQSLTIEAVASAASISPATLRKYEAGRPVKPETVESLARVLFVNESDPSAEKEFKRLSATEWSRHQESRSPLESAIDDPRATLRICPVEYPPFSSSTESELFMEELLQHLLGLAGIRMEIVDDSGEDESDVFNVKHRLDLLSAGKTDLIIQLASARRMRHAEFLHTPVTISIAGVVRREHSDDLQIARAQLAFEWVPPAREFNVIAIEGEIGDDYWKDSRNPLNQKTMTLVRTLNPGKIADALADHVGRPMVICDEFTAMSVVEAMGGDAALVMQVSTDRGVQGSMKRKVLPSYALAIGMRRHTDYAQFRYVSQVLSMGLFYDAEYIAGLYVRLYRVLYQSALRCLQNDANVYIGDLRRVPRSQFTEKARAGADLGKGREDVLVSRALRTVAHLERQQARLYARRTLQLSRWWPQNHSLETQPWALVLSRARRQIVVSDAEDRRQLRTSVLLSIKILLGKDPSDITDTLTEDEVGSVIFGDWKRLAAVLSGELDFDLSTIEFPELNDYASPGLEPLVTSLQRVLQEGDEVDSVTAIIRVFPRPIHSDNQTRDYIGELLMAMRTGIERERQLTGGSRKLEKLTKSQEDLNPAKNRVYVAVNLGETVGCIEAEITDYPPDIRNKSKSKESTTLRVTNLVVAPYLRDLGIHRHLLRHLIEEAAGAIPEKKTVSTANDQDESAGEYVVQAQNNCAVIWLSTSDFSRDSGVLDSFARCGFVSEGEGKLTYRLDLM